GCTTCACCGATGGCTGGAAATGGCGGCCACCGCAGCCGTGGCTTCTTCCACCCTTCGCCGGTGATATGTCCCGGCCGGGAGCCCACGTCTCATGAGCTGTCCAACGATTTGGACTTTCAGGTATGCATTGCCCTCGTTTTTGCACGATAACCTCTGTACCAAAATATAAGACGTTTTAGTGGGATATTTTAGCTCATTAAAATTTCTTATATTTTGTTACAAATGCAAATGGATGAAAATCAACATGGTATTATGATACATACcacacttctccaaattcagtattTCATTTTATAAGAAATTTGCTCCATGTGCAACACAAGGAGGGCATAACAAGTGTGCAAGCATTGCTGCGTCAACATCCCAAGAGAACCCGGGGGGTTTTAGCCACTGTTGATCACCTCAAGCGCCTCTGCATCGACCATTATTTCCAAGACGAGATCGACAACGTTGTGAACTCATGCGTGGATCTCATCCATAGCGGCAATCTCCAAGATGCAGCACTTTCCATGAGGTTAATGAGAGAAGCTGGTTATTCTGTTTCAGCAGGTCAGCAAAACGCAAGTTTCTCGTGTTGAGTCGTACAATTTCCATTTGTACCTTCTGCTAAAGCACATCTCTTGAACGAAATTTTCATTAATTGTATATTACTTACCTAAAACCATTCTCCTCGTCATGGCAGATGAGGTCCTTCAAAAGTTTGCAAACGGTAATGACGATTTCAACCTTGCTCATAGCAAACACATCAGAGGGTTGCTGAGCTTGCAAGATATGTCACACCTCAACGTGGGTGAGGCTTCACTCTTCAAGGCAAGAGAATTCTCAAGCAAGCAACTTAGAATTGCAATTAAGTATTTGGAGCCAAACCTTGCAAGATATGTGAAACATTCACTGGACCATCCCTACCATGTGAGCCTGATGCAGTATAAGGCCAGGCACCACCTGAGCTACCTACAAAGCTTGCCCACTAGGAACATTGCAATGGAGAAGCTGGCACTTGCAGAGTTCCAGATTAACAAGCTGCAGCATCAGTGGGAAATGCAAGAAGTTAAGAGGTACATATATTATCTAATAAACGTTATAAACCACACACCACCATGATTAATTTTCTGGACATTGGCTGATCTACTCATCCCCTGGTTATGTGAAATACAAAAGTTCTTTACAAATGTTATATATTTCAAACATGCTGGTGCAAATTAATAATTTTTTGTTGCTTATATATGTCTACAGTTAAAAGAGTGAATTTTTACTATGAAATTTATTTTGACACAGATGGTGGATGGATTTAGGGTTGGCTCAAGAAATACCAGCTGCAAGGGACCAGCTTCTGAAATGGTACATGTGGGCCATGACTGTACTCGAGAGTTTCTCCTTCTCGAGATATCGGATTGAGCTCACAAagatcatctcactcatatacatTGTGGATGACATATTTGATCTTGTTGCCACACAAGAGGAACTTTTTCTCTACAATGAGGCGATACAAATGTGAGCATGGATGTTCCGATGATAAAAAAGGTTCATTCATTTAGTATTGCCATATAATTACCTTCACTCATAAATGAATGAATAAATAACACTAGAAACATTCAATCAAGCATTATAACTTTTATAACTTCGACTCTTAATAAAGACAAATATATTAGATTggttaaactgaaaaaataacaaCATACATGTATGAGAAATATTTTCATATTATTCTATtttcatatttattttattgtttaTCTGTAGAAGAAATAATGGTAAAAATTGCATGTTAGTGATTGTCAACGCCCAAAAATAGGAGCAGTCTGCTAACAGAATTTTAAAAAACACATAGTTGATATATAAATATATATTGGTATGGCATAAGTTTCACGCGTTAAATGCATGTGTTTACAGGTGGGATCTTGGAGCTGCTGATTCACTGCCGAGCTACATGATATCATGCTACAAGACTATTTACACTGTCACAAATGATATCGCTGATATGGTTAGAAAAGAGCATGGATTAAACCCTATCAACCATCTCAAGAAAGCTGTATGTGTCCTGGAATATTCTTCATTTTTATTTAGTTCGCTTTGTCTAAGTAAGTTATTATAGTGATACCACTACATACATTTCAACTGCTCTATAATTTCAACGGACTATGTTTTACAAATAAACcagaaaactcaccttgttgtcttttttctctctctatctctctcttgtAGTGGGCAACGTTGTTTGATGGATTCATGGTTGAGGGGAGATGGCTATCTAGTAATCAGGTTCCCACATCGGAGGACTACCTAAGAAATGGCGTTATCACCTCAGGAGCGCCACTTGTGTTTCTCCATATTTTCTTCATGCTAGGACATGATTTAAGAGAAACCGACGTCAATCACATCACTAGTGTCGTCGCCTGCCCGGCTAAGATCATGAGGCTCCGGGACGACATGGGCAGTGCTAAGGTCAGAACAAACCAAAATCCACAACTATAGATGATTCCGTAGAATCCACACTTAGGAAGTTTTTACATGAATTGTTTCGATATGTATCTTAGTGGACGCACATTCACATGGAGATAAAAAAAAGGTCTCATCTTATCTTACCATTTTTTTTTGTCTGAGCAGGATGAAGCGCAAGAAGGGCTCGATGGATCATACAAAGAGCTTTACCTAAGGGAGAACCCTCATGGCAATGCGGAGGAGCACATGCTGAAGATGATCGAGGATCAGTGGGTGGAACTCAACAGGGTGTGCTTCTCTGGAACAAAATCATCATTGTCACCTAGCTTTGTCGGTGCATCGCTCAACTTTGCGAGGATGGTCGGCGTCATGTATGACTACGACGACAAGCAGAGGCTCCCTGTCCTCGAGGATTACACCAGGATGCTCCTCCTCTGAATCATTCATGGCATGGCCTGTACACTGCACATGGGTCACATAAATTTGTACTCTTGATATGTAGAGTTGTTGTCGCCAAGTTGCATTGTGCCCCTCTCTTCCTAGCCCACAGAAAATATGCTATTTAGCCCTTAAATATGATGGCAGTTGAAATTATTATAAactcgacaagcaaataacgaagaacgataaaaGAAAACGCAGtggagacacaagatttaacgtggaaaatcccttacacagaaggggaaaaaaccatgGGCGCCAgctaaacttcactatatcggggagtgtttacaaacgccgtgtgtTATCTTATAATTTGATAAACCCTagtcggcggcttacaagatgtatatataggcggtgacaacgatccgtaccgcgggGGTCTCACTCCGCTCGTCTGAAGTTAGCCCCCCCTTTAGTATAtggatttggatcacaatataacaaactccaccttgagacaaattccatctcGTAGCATAAACTTCAACAACCTCATGAACAACAAAgaaaaaacacttgctggcgcaaACAACCatttgggctaaacagttataccaatcaagctcgagcaaagctcaaGCTTGGAAACAAACTGGCtttatcatcatatcagcaggattatcatgagtaattatcttgcataccttcagtttaccttgtGCAACAACATCGTGaacataatggtacttgatatcaatgtgctttgtcctctcatgaaatattttatctttggtaaggtatattgcactttgactaataaaacaagttaatgcaagaatcatctccacaaagctcagcatacaaacattttaaccaaacagactctttgcaaGCTTTAGCAattgccatatattctgcttcggtTGTATATTGGGCAACAACGGGTTGTAACGTTGCCTTAcaactcacagcacatccaccaacattGAACACATAACCTGTGGGGGATCTTCTCTTATCTAAATCGGCAACAAAATTtgaatccacatagcctacgagtccctcaccggtcttgccaaacttcaagcaagctttggatgtgccacgaaggtacctgaaaatccactgaacaactTTCCAATATTGTTTACTAGGATTAGCCATGTATcaactgaccaaactcatagcatatgacaaaTCAAGACGAGAACataccatggcatacatcaaagAACCAACATCACTAGAATATGAAACTCGTGATATGTACTCAATATCTCCATCAttactaggacattgcaatgctaACAATTTAAAGTGAGGAGCAATAGATGTACTAACAgaatttgcatcatgcatattaaaacaatGAATAATTTTCTGAATTTAATTTTGCggactaagaaataacacactagattttatgtctcttgtaattttcatacctagtattttcttagcagcaccaagatccttcatctcaaattcactacttaattgtgactttaaagtagtgatctctttcttgctcttggcagcaatcaacatatcatcaacatataacagcaagtatattggtgatccattaacaaacttgatataaacacaactatcatactgagatctcttaAACTTATGTGCAatcataaatgaatcaaaccttttataccactgcCTTGTAGACTGTTTCAAACCATAAATGGACcctcttcaacttgcaaacaagatcctcctttcCAGGCAGCACAAAAGCTTCAGGTTGttccatgtatatctcctcctcaatCTCACCATGCAGAAAGGCGATCTTTACATCTAgttgctcaagctcaagatcatgcatagccacaataccaaagaatgcacgaatagaactatgcttcacaaccggagagaatacatcattataatcaatacctggaatttggtcgaaaccttttgctactaaccttgccttaaacctcggaggctcattaggagacaaatcttcctttcttttaaatacccacttacagcggacaaccttcttttgtttagtaaagcgcacaacatcccatgtgacattcttgtcaagcgattgcatcACCTCTTGCATAGCGGAAATCCACTTCACGCGGTCAACGGATGCAACAGCCTcaacatatgtagcaagttcagtatcatgctccacctgttcagcacaactcaaagcatgatgaacaagattACACTCTTCAATTAAAGGAGGACATGGACCTTTGTTACGCCCCGGTCTATCAGCAGCAATGTaactatttgtttgctgcaaaacaggtggtgagtgctgaacaacagtgttatcattttcagcaacatcattttctttctcctccaggtgctccacctgcacgctaatCCTTTGTTGTTCATCATCAGAATTATTATAAAAATCAATAGCATCAGAAACATCTATAGATGAACTCTTATGAAACATGACAGCCTCACTAAGACAACATTTctgctatgcaaaactttcttagtttcaggattccataaccTATATGCCTTAACTCttgaaccataaccaagaaacacacacttaacagccctaggctctagctttccattatcaacatgagaataagcagtgcaaccgaaaactctcaactataaataatcagcaggtgaatcagaccatacctcaataggagttttcttatcaagcggaatGCAAGGTGACCTGCTTATCAAGTAAAAAGCGATGGAGGCTGCTTCTGCCCAAAAACGTTTATGCATACCAGCATCGGACAACATGCAGCAagccttggagatgatggttttgttcatcctctccgccacaccattctgctgaggagtatatgggatggtgtggtgcctgacaatgccttcgtcgctgcaataatcattgaaaacagtagaacaaaactccatgccattgtcagtacgaagcaatttaactttcttttcggtttgcttctctaccataactttccactttttaaaagcatcaaacacatcagatttatgtttcaggaagaaaggccacacttttctggagtaatcatctatgatagtaagcatgtaCAAGAGAAGTCTAgcgggaaggtccccacacatcagcttgcacataatctagaatcccttcagtggtatgaacggaagcattgaatttaacacttttatgcttaccaaaaatgcacTGCTCACAGAACTTaaacttactcaaattgcagccatctagcagatctctcctgtgcaattctgtcatgccatgttcactcatatgtccaagacgcatatgCCACAGATTAGTTTTACCAGGTCCATCAGGCataacagcagcagcaataccagacaaagtgctacctctaagaacatataattttacagaattcatatcaccaatcatgtgaacgagagaaccttttgatacctttagaactccgcgagaaccggagtgtttgtacccatcaacatcaagggtactgagagagatcagattttttgccatgccaggtatgtgtctcacatctgtcagagtgcatgtcatgccatcatgcatcttgatctaAACGAAGCCAATAcccacgatctcacgtgggttgttatctcccatacacacaacatctccactctgcacaaactcataagaactgaaccagtctttgttacaacaaatatgaaacgagcatgcagaatcaaggatccactcatcattaccagaaacacaACCAGTAAACAGAACTAGGCAATCAccatcagaattatcactggaaacaacaacagccttaccatcaccatcaaattttttttggttggtaaataccgtttattttctctttgttctgcaacttccagcaatcatcaatattgtgattagttttattacaatacttgcataacttaccatctcgtcccttggactttgagcgacctctatCGGTCTTtctcttatctctgttgtagttgttgtttctgttctcGGTCCTGCCTTGGACCTGCAGTGCTTCAGCCTTAGATGACGAACCCTCTGCCTGCACCATAGGtttcatcttttccctctgctggagggcctcataaacttcggcaagggttagttcatcacgacTGTATAACAAGGTGTCTCGAAAATTAGCGAAAGAATTAGGCAATGAGACTAACAGTATAAGAGCAAGATCCTC
This Lolium perenne isolate Kyuss_39 chromosome 1, Kyuss_2.0, whole genome shotgun sequence DNA region includes the following protein-coding sequences:
- the LOC127322279 gene encoding S-(+)-linalool synthase, chloroplastic, producing the protein MAPARMFSFSSVGQPLYSASPMAGNGGHRSRGFFHPSPVICPGREPTSHELSNDLDFQEGITSVQALLRQHPKRTRGVLATVDHLKRLCIDHYFQDEIDNVVNSCVDLIHSGNLQDAALSMRLMREAGYSVSADEVLQKFANGNDDFNLAHSKHIRGLLSLQDMSHLNVGEASLFKAREFSSKQLRIAIKYLEPNLARYVKHSLDHPYHVSLMQYKARHHLSYLQSLPTRNIAMEKLALAEFQINKLQHQWEMQEVKRWWMDLGLAQEIPAARDQLLKWYMWAMTVLESFSFSRYRIELTKIISLIYIVDDIFDLVATQEELFLYNEAIQMWDLGAADSLPSYMISCYKTIYTVTNDIADMVRKEHGLNPINHLKKAWATLFDGFMVEGRWLSSNQVPTSEDYLRNGVITSGAPLVFLHIFFMLGHDLRETDVNHITSVVACPAKIMRLRDDMGSAKDEAQEGLDGSYKELYLRENPHGNAEEHMLKMIEDQWVELNRVCFSGTKSSLSPSFVGASLNFARMVGVMYDYDDKQRLPVLEDYTRMLLL